Genomic window (Candidatus Nitrosocosmicus franklandus):
GAGCTTGATTTCGATAATAGACTTTCTGATGAACAAAAACTAGATATGGTAAATCATCATGGATTATCAATAAGGCTTCAATCTGTCTAAGTGTGCCACAGCAGATATGATATATTCGATATAGATTAAACAATTTATCATTTGTCAAATGTCTCTTCAATCATCTTTTTAAATGTGGATAATTTTATCGGCTTTTGTATGACTCTATCTATTTTTACTGATTGATATATATCATTACTTTCCAAGCCAATTGTATCAAATGCGGTCATTAAAAATATTTTTACTGAATTGTTCAATTCTCTTATTTTTCTAGCTAATTCCAACCCGCACATCCCAGGCATTCTTAAATCTGTAATGATCAACGAAAATTTCTGCTCATTCTCTCTAAAATAATCAAATGCTAATAAGGGGTTAGTGAATGATAATACATCCATCCCACTAGCTTGAAAATAATTCTTATAAAGAGTGGCTAGTTCAGGTTCATCATCTACAATAAGAATAGATAATGGATTTTGCATTATCAACCACTCAATTGAGAAAATTGTTCAACTATTTATTAAACTTGTTTT
Coding sequences:
- a CDS encoding response regulator, with protein sequence MQNPLSILIVDDEPELATLYKNYFQASGMDVLSFTNPLLAFDYFRENEQKFSLIITDLRMPGMCGLELARKIRELNNSVKIFLMTAFDTIGLESNDIYQSVKIDRVIQKPIKLSTFKKMIEETFDK